Proteins co-encoded in one Capnocytophaga ochracea DSM 7271 genomic window:
- the der gene encoding ribosome biogenesis GTPase Der, with protein sequence MSAIVAIVGRPNVGKSTFFNRLIKRREAIVDAVSGVTRDRHYGKTDWNGVSFSVIDTGGYLAGGDDSFEKEINKQVALAIDEADAIIFMVNVEEGLTGMDESVAELLRKCHKPILVAVNKVDSNNRRNDMHEFYALGFEHLYALSSVNGSGTGELLDDLVALLPEKEKQEENTLPRFAVVGRPNAGKSSFINALIGEDRYIVTDIAGTTRDAIDTKYNRFGFEFNLVDTAGIRRKAKVKEDLEFYSVMRSIRAIEHSDVCILMLDATRGFESQDANIFWLAQRNRKGIVILVNKWDLVEKENNTAKQYEAAIRKEIEPFTDVPILFVSALNKQRIYKAIETAVAVYNNRTKRIPTRKLNEVMLPIIENYPPPAIKGKYIKIKFCTQLPTPMPQFAFFANLPQYVKDPYRRFIENKLRENFDFNGVPIDVYFRQK encoded by the coding sequence ATGAGTGCTATAGTAGCCATTGTGGGACGACCGAATGTAGGTAAATCCACTTTTTTTAACCGTTTGATAAAACGCCGAGAGGCTATCGTGGACGCTGTAAGTGGCGTAACACGCGATCGCCATTATGGTAAAACCGACTGGAACGGGGTCTCTTTTTCTGTTATTGATACAGGTGGTTACTTAGCGGGAGGCGACGATTCTTTCGAGAAAGAAATCAACAAACAAGTTGCCTTAGCCATAGACGAAGCCGATGCGATTATCTTTATGGTAAACGTAGAAGAAGGACTTACCGGTATGGACGAATCGGTGGCTGAGTTGTTGCGCAAATGCCATAAACCGATATTAGTAGCGGTAAATAAAGTAGATAGCAACAACCGTCGCAACGATATGCACGAGTTTTATGCCTTAGGTTTTGAACATCTCTACGCCCTATCAAGTGTAAATGGTAGCGGTACAGGGGAGCTACTCGACGATTTGGTCGCTCTCTTGCCCGAAAAAGAAAAACAAGAAGAAAACACCTTACCGCGTTTTGCCGTAGTAGGGAGACCTAATGCGGGTAAATCGTCCTTTATCAACGCCCTTATAGGCGAAGACCGTTATATTGTTACTGATATTGCAGGCACTACACGCGATGCGATTGACACTAAATATAACCGTTTTGGATTTGAGTTTAACTTAGTTGATACAGCAGGTATCCGTCGCAAAGCCAAAGTGAAAGAGGACTTAGAGTTCTACTCAGTAATGCGTTCTATTCGCGCCATTGAACACTCCGATGTGTGTATTTTGATGCTTGATGCTACGCGTGGTTTTGAAAGCCAAGATGCTAATATCTTCTGGTTGGCACAACGCAATCGCAAAGGCATAGTGATATTGGTAAACAAATGGGATTTGGTAGAGAAGGAAAACAATACGGCTAAACAGTACGAAGCGGCTATCCGTAAAGAAATAGAACCTTTCACCGATGTACCTATCTTGTTTGTATCGGCATTGAATAAGCAACGTATCTACAAAGCCATAGAAACGGCTGTAGCAGTGTATAACAACCGCACCAAGCGTATCCCTACTCGCAAACTCAATGAGGTGATGTTGCCTATCATTGAGAACTATCCCCCTCCCGCGATCAAAGGGAAATACATCAAGATAAAATTCTGTACCCAGTTGCCTACACCTATGCCACAGTTTGCTTTCTTTGCTAATTTGCCTCAGTATGTAAAAGACCCATATCGACGTTTTATAGAAAACAAACTCCGTGAGAACTTTGATTTTAATGGCGTGCCTATTGACGTGTATTTCCGTCAGAAGTA